GTTCTAGCTCCTCAACGAGCTTTTCCTGGGTCATGCCTGGGCGCCACTGTTCGCGTGGTTTGAATTGAATGGTGGTCTCGAACATTTCCAACGGTGCCGGGTCAGTCGCGGTTTCAGCGCGGCCGGCTTTTCCGAAAACGTGTTCGACCTCTGGAACTGTCTTTATCAGACGGTCAGTCTGCTGAAGCAGTTGCGCGGCCTTCTGCGCCGATAATCCAGGCAGAGCTGATGGCATATAGAGCAGGTCCCCTTCGTCCAGCGGGGGAAGAAACTCACCACCCAGACGAGAGATCGGCCACAACGCGCTGACAAAGACTAGCAACGCAACCAGCAGCGTTACTTTAGGTCGACGTAATACGGCGTCCAGAGCGGGCTCGTAGATCCGGATCAACCAGCGATTTAGCGGATTCTGTTGCTCATTAGGAATTCGTCCGCGAATCCAATACCCCATCAACACCGGAACTAGAGTTACCGACAGTCCAGCCGCTGCGGCCATAGCATAGGTTTTGGTGAACGCCAAGGGACCGAATAGACGTCCTTCCTGAGCCTCCAGCGTGAACACCGGAATAAACGACAGGGTGATGATCAGCAGACAGAAGAACAATGCAGGTCCTACCTCGGCAGCCGCTTCAGTCATCACGTGCCAATGACGTTCACCTTTCAGTTCCTCCCCAGGATTGGCCACGTGCCAAGCCTCGACCTTCTTGTGGGCGTTTTCAATCATCACCACGGCAGCGTCGACCATGGCGCCGATGGCGATGGCAATCCCGCCAAGGGACATGATGTTGGCGTTGATACCCTGATAGCGCATCACGATGAAGGCGATCAGCACCCCAACCGGCAGGGAGATGATTGCCACCAGAGATGAACGCAGGTGCCAGAGAAAGATTCCGCAGACCAACGCGACGACGATGAACTCTTCGATCAGCTTGTGGCTGAGGTTTTCCACGGCACGATCAATCAACTTGCTGCGGTCGTAGGTAGTGACGATTTCTACCCCCGCTGGCAGACTGCTTTTCAGCTCGTCGAGTTTGGTCTTGACCGCCGCAATGGTTTCTCGAGCATTCTTACCGCTGCGCAGAATTACCACGCCGCCGACGGTCTCACCTTCGCCATCGAGTTCGGTGATGCCTCGACGCATCTCAGGCCCCATCTGAATCGTGGCAACATCGCCCAGAGTGACCGGCACACCACCCGTGCCCAGTTTGAGTGGGATAGCACGAAAATCATTGAGGGTCTTCAAGTAGCCGGAAGCCCGCACAATAAACTCGGTCTCCGCCATCTCCAGCACCGCCCCACCAGTTTCCTGATTGGCCTTGCCGATCGCCTCGGTCACTTCAGACTGCGTGATACCCAAGCTGGCCAACTTCACCGGATCAAGCTGCACCTGGTACTGCTTTACCATGCCACCCACCGTGGCCACTTCCGCAACGTTCGGTAGGGTCTTAAGCTCGAATTTGAGGAACCAGTCCTGCAAGGCACGTAACTGCGCCAAATCATGCCCGCCGCTTCGGTCTACCAGGGCGTACTGGAAAATCCAGCCAACCCCAGTGGCATCAGGTCCTAATGCGGGCTTGGCACTGGCCGGAAGCCGGCTTTGTATCTGGCTCAGATATTCCAATACGCGCGAGCGGGCCCAGTACAAGTCAGTTCCGTCTTCGAATAGTACGTAAACGAAACTGTCGCCAAAGAAGGAATAACCGCGCACAGTCTTGGCACCAGGCACAGAGAGCATAGTGGTTGCCAATGGATAGGTGACCTGGTTCTCTACGATCTGTGGGGCTTGGCCTGGATAAGGTGTACGGATAATTACCTGAACATCCGACAGGTCTGGCAATGCGTCAATGGGCGTACTTTGAACCGCCCAGATCCCCCATGCCGTGACAAACAGCGTCGCTAGCAACACAAGAAAGCGGTTAGCCACCGACCAGCGAATAAGGGCCGCGATCATGGCTGGCTCCCAGAGCGTTCCAGACGCTCAACGCGCAGACCATCTTCCGTCTGGCTGACAGCGATCCGAACCTTGTCGCCCGTTTTAAGATCCTTCATCAGAGCTGGAGCGGCGAGAGGGAAAGTCATCGTCATGCCTGACATACCCAATGTTCTGAAGGGACCGTGGGCGAGCGTGACTTCTTTGTCGTTGATCTCAACGATCTGACCATCGGCCTCATGCAAAGCGCCTGCGGTTACAGTAGATGGCGAAACGTCCAGTGAGCTTGCGACAACGCCCTTGAGACTGGCCTCCGAGTCGAGAAGGAACTGGCCAGAAGTCACCACTTTTTGCCCCTCTTCCAAGCCGTTCAATATCAGCGTTTTGCCATCGTTATCTTGGCCTAACTGCACCTCCACCGGGCGATATCGACCAGCGTCTTCAGAGAGCATGACCAACGTACGTCGACCTGTACGAATGACGGCCTCGCTCGGCACCCACAAAACACTTTGCTCCGTCGAACGATTGAGACTTACCTGCGCGGTCAAACCTGGCCTGAGTCGGCCATCCGGATTGGGTAACTCAACTCGAACGCGAAGTGTGCGACTGTCCGAACTGGTTTCCGGAAGAATCGCACTGACGACGCCCTTGAGCACAACTCCAGGGAGCGCGGACAAACGCGCTTCGGCTGCTTGCCCTACGACGATTGACCCAGCCTCCGACTCTGGTACTGCCACGGCCAGCCAGACACTGCTCAAACCATTAACACGCGCCAGCGTCTCGCCTGCGGCCACCGTCATACCTTCACGCACACTCAGCTCTTGAAGCACACCACCAATAGGGCTGGTCAGAGTCAGGTTCGGTTGAACTTTGCCACTGCGCTCAACTTGAGCAATTAACTTAGTTGGCATTCCGGTGAGCCTCAATCGCTGGCGGGCCGCTGTCAGCAAGTCAGCATCGCCACTACGCTTGAGGGCGAGAAATTCCTCTTGAGCAGCTGCCCAATCCGGCACCAAGATATCTGCCAAGGCGGCATTCACTTTCAGCACATCACCAGATGCATGGCCGTACACGCGCTCGACAAAGCCCGCCGTACGGGCCTGAATGACTGCAACGTCCCGTTCGTTGAAGGCCAGAACACCTACCACGTTCAGTGTCGAGGCAAATACCCCTCGACTGACACGAGCCAGTCGCACACCAAGGTTCTGAGTCAGGCTTGGATCAATTCGAATGCCGCCGCTGTCCCCCTTGGTATCTGCGTATTGGGGGATCATCTGCATGTCCATGAAGGGTGACTTACCCGGTTTATCGAATTTCTGTTGTGGGTACATGGGGTCATACCAATACAGAACCTTTCGATCGGCAGAGGCTTTGGCTTCCTGATCCGGCTCGACACTAGCTACTTCGCTCATTCGCGGTTGGGCTAACCAGTAACCTCCGGCAACACCCAAGGCGATCGAGATGCCGACAACTAAAGTCCCTTTCCATACTTTGAAATTCATTGAGCGGGCTCCCCGTAAGAGAAATACAGGCGAGCGCTGGTGAGAGCACGTTGCTCTTCAACGTCAATCTGCTTGAGACGGGCTTCGATGAGTTCGCGTCGGGCGGCCACAACCGAGTTCAAATCACCTTTGCCGGAACGGTAGCTAGCCATGGTGAGTTCAACCTTTTCTTTAGCCAGCGGCAACAAGCTTTCCTGATTACGGTTGACTGCACGATTGAGTCGCTCGTAGTCGGCCAACTCATCCTCCAGTTGCTGGGTATGCTCGCGCGACAGAGCTTCCCGCTCAGCCTCAAGCTGGTTGAGTTCGGCGTGCTTTGCCGCAATTTTGGGGTTTTGCCGAGAGTCAGGAAACAGCGGGAGATCCCATGAAAACTGGACGCTAACCATGTCACCGAATTGTTTGCCTCGATGCTGATAGTCGAATTCCCAGCTCCAGTCAGATTGCTTTTCCGCCTCAGCTTCACGGATCTTGGCTTGTGCTTCACGGGTCATCGGCACATACGCCGCCAATTCAGGGTGATGTTGCAGCTTATGGGAGTATCCAGAGGTTTCAATGGGCCAATCAGGCAAGCTGCCCGCCGGTTTGTCATTGGCAGCAGGGCCAATCCAGCGCTTGAGGGCCGCCCGGGCCTGTGCACGTTGGCGAACTAAATCATCCTGCTGCTCCGCCAGTTGGGCAGCTTCCTGTTTAGGTGTCACCGCATCGGCGGGTTGGGCGCGGCCACCCGCAATCTGAGATCTGACGGTATCGGTCAGAAGACGGTTTTCTTTGTAGAAGTCCTGGAACATCGCATCTTTACGCTCAACCGAGTAGCTACTGATCCAGGCCAATGCCGTGGACTGTCGGACGTTCAGACGCGCCACTCGACGCTCAGCGGACGCTCGATCAACAGCCGCATCCGCGACCTCGATACGTGCTTTGCGCTTATCGCTGTTGGGCATCTCCTGTCTGATCCCGACCACTTGCATGGTCATGAAGTCCTGGTCGATGCTCCATCTGTCGGCACCACCAATGGGGTAGTTCTGCACGCCCAGCAGTAGCTTGGGATCGGGTAGTTCGCCGGCGGGAATGGCCGCACTGGTGGCTGCTTGAATTTTGGCGTCTTGTGCGGTCAACGACGGTGCATTGTTTTCGGCCAGCCGCAGCGCTTCATCGAGTGTCAATGCACCAGCAAGGCTCGGCAATGCCAGTACGCTTGCCGCCAGGCCGGCCACGAGGGACCAACCTGTGCAAAAGCAGTTGGAGTTCATGTTCACGATTCCTGTGATGATCCACCGCGCGCTTCATAAGACATGCGCGCAGATATGCCATCCCGCTAACGCGGAATGAGGCTCAGTGTGGTACAGGAATCAAGTACGGGGAGGTCGCCATAACCCAGAAGGGGTTTGTACGAGTGGGAAATGGCTGGAGAAGGGCAGAACGATTGGACTGGACAAGGTAATAGGAGGCTTGATGATCGAGACTTGCAGCATGCCGCCCGTTTTGCATTCCTGGCCCGACTTACAAGGTTTGCCATGCTCAGCGGTACTTTTCATGTCGTGGCAGCAGTCTTGACCCATACCATCCATCATCGCTATACCCATGGTTTTCATCGGGCATGGTTCAGTCGATGCCTGAACACCCGCCATCCCGCTAAGGGGAAGCGCCAAGCTAATTAGGAAAATCAGGCAAAACCGCACATAGCGTTTCATGGGCTAAAGTGTAGACGGTGCAAATGGCTCTTACAATTCACCCTTAAGACTCCTGTATTGGCTGTTACCAACGTCTATGCTGCGCTCATTTCCATGACAGGGCTTAAAGTACCTAACCATGCGACAAGACAGATAATGATGACCGCCATTGAAAACTCAAGTTTCATGCTACGGCGCAAGGCATTCACCGCGACAGTGTATTCGCCATTGCGAACTGATCGCTCCAATAAGGGGCTTAGATGAAAACGGTTAAGCGTGGCTAATACGATCATCCCTGCAAATAGCAGGACTTTCAAAAATAGCAACTGGCCATAAGTGCTGAGCATCACCTCATCGAGGCTCGGTCCTACGATAAATAGATAATTCACCACGCCCGTTATACTGATGATCACTACAATCACCGCGCCGGCCGATTCAAACCCTGTCAGTACCCGAGCAAGAACTCGTACTTCCTGATCACCTTTCAGCGATTTTAAACGCAGCAGCAGTGCAAATGCTGCCAACGCACCCAACCAACCGCCTGCGGCCAAGAGATGGAAGATGTCGCTAGTAAAATGCCAGTAACGACGGCTCCCTTCGTCCATCGCACCATGCCCTGTCCATGCCAGCGTCGCTAGCGCAATGGCGCCACATACAGTGACAATCCAAAGACTGAGTGTCGGAAAGCGCTTACTCAGAGCAACGCCGACAACAGCCGTCAGCAACGCCACTATCCGGACCATCCAGGTCAAACCGACGTCCGTCCCCATGAGAACCATTTGAAAAATATGGTGATGTAGCTCCATGAAGCCCGACACACCACTCATAGCTTTCGCAAGCAACAACATGGCTGCTAGAGACAGAGCCACACCTAAAACAGATGTACTGTAAAGAAGCGACTCAAAATTTAAAACCGCTCCCGATACTCTCTCTTTTCCCCTCAGGCTATAAAGACCAAATATTGCCAGTCCAAATAACAGCATCAGATCAAAATATAGAGCAAAGCGAACAGCTATATTTATTGAGTCGCTCATGAATCATTTCACTTTGAAAGAAAAATTGCCGGTGATGGGATGAGTGTCAGACGAGACGGCACGCCACTCAACTTTATAAGTACCTGTGGTCAATGGCGATGCAGGCGTAATTACCATCGTCTTAGGATCTCCCCCGCCTGCAACAGCTGCTTTAACGCCCATTGGGGAGTTAGGCATGCCGGGCATATCGGTCATGATCAGCTTAGCACCGGAAAACTGAGTCGTTAGATTCTCAGAAAATTGCAGTTCAATTTTCGCAGGAGCAGCAACATCCGACCCTTCTGCTGGAGTAGAAGAAAGCAGCTTTGGATGTGCCTGAGCAACTGCACTCAAAAGCAAACCCGCTGTCAGTGCTACAGCTACGGTGGTGGTTTTAAGGAATGACATGCAAGACTCCTCACAGCAAAAGCTGTTGGTTCTAGGTTTTTGATGAGTATCTAGTTATTACTTTTACGCTTATTAAAAACACTGGCGAGCTACCTAGCAGATTCCGTGTTCTAGGGCGACCTGGACAGGAATAATCACAAGAATTCCAACGTCACAGCGCAAGTACACGATGCCACACGAACGCAAACTATTCGATTACATTTCAGTCAGCTTGGACCTGCTTTGGGACGCTGAATTTCTTGAAAAGATGGTTAAAATGGGCTTCCGTTTTGCGACGTTCACACCGTGAAAACCGTTCGCAAGACCACATAGCTGCTCGGGTGTATATGGGGTTGTTGATTAGGCATTTTCTGCACTCGCACAAGGGAGTTGTATATGAAAAGCTGTTTTTCCAGCTGACGACGTGCACCATATCTTGCCGTCGTGTGACTCTATGATTGATCGAGTGATTGATAAGCCTAGCCCCGCATTACTTGGGTTTCCTTCTCTACGAGCGGGGTCCACTCGATAAAATCGATCAAACAGTTTTTCAAGGTGCTCAGGAGCGATAGGTTCTCCAGGGTTTTCCACGGAGATAGAGATTGACGTCCCTTCCTGTCTTATATCGACACTGATACATTTCCCTGCGGGGGTGTACCGGAGGGCATTCGAGAGCAGATTAGAGATAGCCCTGTCGAGCATAAGAACGTCACCTCGGACGCTGCCTCTCCCTGTCACCTTAAGGTCGATGCCTTGCTCATCAGCCAACAAGCGGTAGTACTCGAGTAATTTCTCTACTAGCGCTACCAAGTCTATCGGTTTGTTTTCATGAGTAATCAGACCATTATCTGATTTCGCTAGAAAAAGCATGTCATCGATCATCCGCCCCATACGCTTCAGGTCATCAAGATTCGAATACAAGTTGTCTTCGTAATCCTCAATATTCCTTTTTCGAGAAAGCACCACTTCGGTGTGTGTCATCAAATTGCTGACTGGTGTTCGTAGTTCGTGAGCAATGTCCGCAGAGAAGTTTGATAAGCGAACAAATGCATCGTCAAGTCTAGATAACATTGCATTAAAAGAAAGCACCATCTGCTGAAGCTCTTTAGGAACGGCCGCTAAAGGAATCCGTTCTTTGAGCGATTTAGCAGACATTGACGCAGCGACTTGAGTAACCTGGCGAATAGGTCTTAGTCCACTGCTCGCGACCATCCAGCCCAGCGCCGCACTGACCAGCGCGCTTATAAACAACCCTATCAAAAACCAGCGTTCAAGCGTCTCAAAGAACGCCATATGTTGCGTAACGTCAAAGATCAACATAACGGTCAGCGGTTTTTCTTGTCCCGTCACAATCGCCTGCGCCGTTATTCCCCGGAACGTTTGCTCATCATCACGCCACTCCCAAACGTTGTTGTTTGAGGTCGTGCGAAAGTCTTCAGGAATATCGATTGGACCTGGATCAGCAAAAAGGGTCTTGCCGTGACCATCGAAGATCAGGGCTGTCAAATCTCGGTGAGCACCCAGCAGCGCCTCCAACTCAGGCTTAACATCACTGAACTGGTCAATGCTACTCAATCCCGTCAAAATTCTTTGGGTCGAGTGTAGCTTCTCGTTTAGCGCCTGCTGATCTAGCATTTTGAAATGATGCCGGCTAAGGCTGTTAAAACTGAGTCCAGCGACGGTGAGCACCGCCGTTACAGCTAGCATGAACATCAGGCTCATGCGGGTAGTCAGAGACATTCGCTTCATTCCAGCCCCGTCCCAGAATCCGGCGCATCTAGCATGTAGCCCATGCCTCGGGAGGTGTGGATAAGCTTGACCTCAAAATCATCATCAATCTTTGCTCTGAGCCGCCTTACGGCGACCTCGATGACGTTCGTATCGCTGTCGAAGTTCATGTCCCACACCTGGGAAGCGATAAGCGACTTAGGCAGCACCTCACCTCGACGACGGAGCAGCAATTCGAGTAACGCAAACTCTTTGGCCGTGAGATCTATACGTTTGCCTCCACGGACAACCCTGCGCTTGAGCAGGTCAACCTCAAGATCAGCCAATTTCATATGAGTTTGGGAGGGGGCTGTACTCCCTCTTCGCAGCAGCGTTCTGACGCGGGCAAGCAATTCAGAAAAAGCGAAGGGTTTTATGAGGTAATCGTCTGCCCCCAGCTCAAGTCCTTTGACGCGATCCTCGACGCGGTCTCGCGCCGTGAGAAAAAGCACGGGGACATTTTTTCCGGATGCCCGCACCTTCTGAAGTACTTCCCATCCGTCCAGCCCAGGCATCATCACATCGAGAATCAGCAGGTCATAAGCCTCGCTCAACGCGTGTTGAAGCGCCTCCTTACCATTGGTAAAGCGATCAACATTGAACCCTGCCTCAGCAAGACCTTGCTGCAAATAAATGCCTATTTTGGGTTCGTCTTCCGCAACCAGAAGTCTCATGGGGGTGGCTCTCGAATGATTGTGATGATGAGTCTGCAAGGAAATGCTTCTGCCAACCAGCAACTGACAGAAAAGTAATATTGGCTTCAGGTAGATGTCAGCGAGTGCTGTCTAGGGTTCGAGCATGAGTACTCCCTAGTACTCGACCGACGCCTCCGCATGAAACCTTGGGGGAGCCGGAAAACAGATCAAAAAGGAGCTTCCTCATGAATCATCTAAAAATCCTTATCTTTGTGGGTTCGATACTCATCTCAGCGTCTGCTTTGGCTGAAGGTGGCGCAGATCGGATTGCGGAGCGTATGGAAAGCCTACGCGACAAAGCAGAAGCGACCTTGGTGCAAGCTGAAAAAGCCCCAGAGGGAGAGCGCCATGTACACATGGCCGAGCATATGAAACTGCTGGGCGAGATCATGAACCAACTCCATCAGGATCACCCAAAAGCATCAATGTCGCCTCAGGAACATCTTTCCTGGATGGAAAAGCACGACGCTATGGTTGATGACGTTTTGAACCAAATGCAGCGCGAACACAAACTGATGCTTTCTGAGAACCATCAGTAACCGGGTACCTCCGATGGGCTGTTTGATCCGCTCGGTTGGTACGGCGTCATATGCGCGCCGCACTACTCTTGGAAACTGACAGAAATGTAGTGTTCACGTCAGTTAGCTGGCAGCTCTATCCTTTTAGCATAGCTAGTGTTTTCCATTTGCTCTTGAGGTCATCATGAAAGCTAAGCTCGTTACCCCAGTTATTGCGGCGATCACCTTATTCTTCGGTGCGACGGCCATGGCAGACGTAGGTCATGGCAAAGAGGACATCGGCCAGCCTGGCGTCGCCTCTGCGGTGACCCGTACGGTAGATGTGGAGATGGGTGATATTTTCTTCATGCCTAAAAACATCGATGTGAAGCCTGGTGAGACTATTCGTTTTGTCCTTCGTAATAAGGGCGCACTGCTGCACGAATTCAATATCGGCCAAGCCGCCGCTCATGCCGCGCACCAAAAAGAAATGGCGAGCATGTTCCAGAATGGAACGCTTACACCCACCGGGTCAGGGAAAATGACGGGCAGCATGGGTCACAGCATGGGAGGGATGAAGATGGTTGGAATGGAACACAACGACCCGAACAGCATGCTGATCGAGCCAGGAGCAACAAAGGAATTGATCTGGACCTTCAACAATACAACTGGACTTCAATTTGCCTGTAACGTGCCAGGTCATTACCAGTCTGGGATGGTCGGTCAATTTGACCTGAACTGAGCCTGAACTGACCGCTAAACCCGCGTCTCCTCAAGAGTTGGCTACGCTCTGAGGCAGACATCAGAGCAACTCGCTCACACACTGGGGTCTAGATCATGAATAACCATCAGCATCCGGCTGGAAGCATCACCACCCCATTTTGGACGCGCAAAACAGGCGTTGTACTGATTATGTTCATTGTGATCGGCGCCTTCTACGTGGTGCGGGAGCATTTCAGCCACGTTTATCCATATTTGCCCTATCTCATTCTGTTGATCTGTCCATTGATGCATTTTTTTGGGCATGGACATGGCGTACATGACCATGGCAATCAGGCGCAAGCCAACAAGGAAGAGAAATAGCTATGCCCAATAAACCGAGCCACCACGATCACGGTCCTACCCACGCTGCCTCGCCCCCTGACGCTGATCTACGTGACCCGGTGTGCGGCATGACGATTACGCCTCCAAGTAAATTTGGCGAGTCTTATCAGGGACAGATTTATCAGTTTTGCAGCCAAAAATGCCAAGAGAAATTTCGGGCAGCTCCAGAGCACTACAGTGGTATTCATCCCAGCACTGAACCCAGCATCGCGGCTACAGAGCCCGCGGTCCAAGTAGCCACTGAATTTACCTGCCCGATGCACCCGGAAATAAAACAGCCAGGGCCCGGCAATTGCCCAAAATGTGGCATGACATTAGAACCTGTCATTCCGGCGCTAGATGACGATGACAAAACCGAGCTCCGTGATTTCGCGCGCCGCTTTTGGTGGTCTCTGCCTTTAACCGTGATAGTGACCGTTCTAGCCATGGCGGGCCATTCATTACAACTCTTCCATGGCTCGGTTCAAAACTGGATCGAGTTTGCTCTTGCGACACCGGTCACCTTATGGGCAGGGTGGCCCTTTTTTGTAAGGGGCATAGCATCTGTTAGAAATCGCAGTCCAAATATGTGGACTCTGATAGGTTTGGGTACTTCCGCAGCTTATCTTTACAGCGTCGCAGCAACCCTCTTTCCCCAAAGTTTTCCCACCACCTTCATGCAAGATGGACGCATCGGCGTTTACTTCGAAGCCGCTGCAGTCATCATCTCGCTCACCTTGCTTGGGCAGATTCTTGAGCTAAAAGCACGGTCACAAACCTCCGCCGCCATTAAGTCCCTTCTAGGCCTATCTCCCAAAACTGCACGCAAGATCAACGCCGATGGTCAGGAGGAAGACATTCCTCTTACCCATGTTCACTTGGGCGACCATTTGCGGGTCAGACCTGGTGAAAAGGTGCCAGTTGATGGCTCTGTGCTCGAGGGAGAAAGTGCGGTGGATGAGTCCATGCTCACTGGTGAACCTGTGCCGGTAATGAAAAGGCCAGGGGATAGTTTGATCGGCGCCACGCTTAATACTCACGGGAGCTTGGTGATGGAGGCGCAAAAGGTCGGCGCCGACACCATGCTGTCTCAGATAGTGCAAATGGTCGCTCTAGCCCAACGCTCCAAAGCGCCAATGCAAAGAATGGCCGACTCGATCGCCGGCTACTTTGTGATGGGGGTTATCGCGATTGCGTTGCTGACATTCTTAGGTTGGGGACTATTCGGCCCGGAACCCAGCTGGGTCTTCGGCCTGATCAATGCTGTCGCCGTACTTATCATCGCTTGCCCCTGTGCACTTGGTCTTGCAACGCCCATGTCGATCATGGTTTCGACCGGTAAAGCGGCCAGTATGGGAGTGCTGTTCAGGGACGCCAGTGCTATTGAAAACCTTTGCAAGATCGACACGCTGATTGTCGATAAAACGGGGACCCTGACAGAGGGACGGCCGGAATTTCACAGTGTGGAGGCCACACCAGATTTTAACCCACACGATGTTCTTCAACTGGCCGCTAGCCTTGATCAAGGCAGCGAACATCCTTTGGCGCACGCCATCGTCGATCACGCCCGAACTGAAAATATCGCGCTCACCAAGCCTGAATCGTTTGAGTCCGGGTCTGGGATTGGAGTCAGTGGCCTTGTTGATGGCAAGAAAGTACAGCTGGGCAACACAGCGCTGATGGACGCTGCCGGTGTAAGCACCAAGGTCTTACAGTACCGTGCAGAGTTGTTGCGCCTTGAAGGCATCAGCATAATCTATCTAGCAGTTGACGGGGTTCTGGCAGGATTACTGGCGGTCTCAGATCCGATAAAACCGACCTCCAAAGAAGCAGTCACCAAGCTTAAAGCTGATAACGTAAAAATCATCATGGCCACCGGAGACGGGCTCACCACCGCACGTGCTGTCGCCAAGGAGATGGGTATTGAAGAGGTTCATGGAGAAGTCAAACCTCAGGACAAAGAGCGCCTGGTGGCGGACCTCCAGCGATACGGTCGAAAGGTTGCCATGGCCGGCGACGGTATCAACGACGCACCGGCCTTGGCGCGTGCAGATGTGGGCATTGCCATGGGTACAGGGACTGATGTCGCGATGAATAGCGCTCAGCTCACGCTGGTAAAAGGCGACCTGATGGGGATTTTACGGGCACGGGCACTTTCGGTTGCGACAGTAAAAAACATGCGGCAAAACTTGGGTTTCGCCTTCCTTTACAACTCAATGGGTATTCCCTTGGCCGCAGGCCTACTCTATCCGCTGACGGGGCACCTTCTGTCGCCAATGATCGCTGCGTTAGCCATGAGCGTCAGTTCTGCGTCAGTAGTTTTCAATGCTTTGAGACTGAGGAATACCCATATAGCTTGAGCGCAACCGTTGCTCGCACCCCACAAAACATAACTCTTGACCTTACCGCGGTGTCAACGTTGATGCTGTAATCGCGGTGAAAAGAGACCGCTCAGCACAAGAGGAATAACCATGTTCGTCTTAAACGTATCAGGCATTGGTTGCGGTAGCTGCGTCAGCAAAATCACTAAAGCGATTCAGTCGTTGGACAGCGAGGCTAAAGTTTCCGTGGATCGCGCGGCAGGTAAGGTAAAAGTTGAAAGTAGCGAAAACCCAGAGCAAGTTCGTAAAGCTGTCGAATCACTCGGTTTCCCATCGCAAATCAGCGCTTAAGGCGCTGATTTCATTGTTGGGTAAATTTTACTAATCACCTCGCAGAGCTTTAAGCAGCCCCTTAAATGCTCCGTTTAATCTATTAAAAGCGCTTTCAAAATGAATTTCGTTATCAGTAAACTTTGCCACTTCAAGCTGTGCATCCACAGTATTTTGATCAAGTGACGGTTGGTAAGGCGTGCTGTAAAGCAAACCATCACCTTGACCATCACTTGCTAATTCGTTTGCGGCAATATGTTTTAGGTTTGTTGTTTTCAAAGAGAACGGAGAATCCAAGCCTCGTTTTGTCTGGCTGGCGAGCACAGCAGAAAACTCCAAATCTCTAGCCTTAAAGTTAGGAGTATCAGCGTTAGCGATATTATTGCTAAGTACCTCAGCTCTTTGGCTGCGATAAACTAACGCTCTTTCTGCGGAGCCAAGCGCTTTTTCAAAATTAATGCTCACAAG
This DNA window, taken from Pseudomonas fluorescens NCIMB 11764, encodes the following:
- a CDS encoding heavy-metal-associated domain-containing protein — encoded protein: MFVLNVSGIGCGSCVSKITKAIQSLDSEAKVSVDRAAGKVKVESSENPEQVRKAVESLGFPSQISA
- the flgB gene encoding flagellar basal body rod protein FlgB, encoding MSINFEKALGSAERALVYRSQRAEVLSNNIANADTPNFKARDLEFSAVLASQTKRGLDSPFSLKTTNLKHIAANELASDGQGDGLLYSTPYQPSLDQNTVDAQLEVAKFTDNEIHFESAFNRLNGAFKGLLKALRGD